In Streptomyces sp. NBC_01408, one DNA window encodes the following:
- a CDS encoding response regulator transcription factor codes for MPVTVLIVDDEPLVRAGLRAVLDAQPDIEVVGEAADGASVVPLVRQLRPDVVAMDVRMPLLDGIEATRAVLRSVDSPPKILVVTTFENDEYVYQALRAGADGFLLKRARPSEIVHAVRLVAEGETLLFPAAVRALAAEYGNRQARAVLERAALTEREEAVLRLMARGLTNVEIASQLIIGAETVKSHVSAILGKLGARDRTQAVITAYESGFVAPA; via the coding sequence ATGCCGGTTACCGTACTCATCGTCGATGACGAACCCCTGGTGCGCGCGGGTCTGCGCGCCGTCCTGGACGCCCAGCCCGATATCGAAGTCGTGGGCGAGGCCGCCGACGGTGCCTCCGTCGTCCCGCTCGTACGGCAGCTGAGGCCGGACGTCGTGGCGATGGACGTACGGATGCCGCTGCTCGACGGCATCGAGGCGACCCGGGCGGTCCTGCGGTCGGTGGACTCCCCGCCGAAGATCCTCGTGGTGACCACCTTCGAGAACGACGAGTACGTGTACCAGGCCCTGCGGGCCGGCGCCGACGGGTTCCTGCTGAAGCGCGCCCGGCCTTCGGAGATCGTGCACGCGGTACGGCTGGTGGCGGAGGGCGAGACACTGCTCTTCCCGGCGGCGGTGCGGGCCCTGGCCGCGGAGTACGGGAACCGGCAGGCCAGGGCGGTGCTGGAGCGGGCCGCGCTGACCGAGCGGGAGGAGGCGGTCCTGCGGCTCATGGCGCGGGGGCTGACGAACGTCGAGATCGCCTCCCAGCTGATCATCGGCGCGGAGACGGTGAAGTCGCACGTCAGCGCGATCCTGGGGAAGCTGGGGGCGCGGGACCGGACCCAGGCGGTGATCACGGCGTACGAGTCGGGGTTCGTCGCCCCGGCCTGA
- a CDS encoding hemolysin family protein, with the protein MTVIQLLIGLATLVVNAFFVGAEFALISVRRSQIEPYAEEGDRRARAVLWGLEHVSAMMAAAQLGITLCTLVLGVVAEPAIAHLLTPLFDLVGVPAGLTHAISFVVALALATYLHMLFGEMVPKNVALAEPVRTALLLGPPLVTLTRALKPVIFAINAFANALLRLLRVEVKDEVAATFTDDELARMVKDSSDAGLLDDRASERLHDALELGRRPVTDVVLPADHVVAAWLGISPADLERLSATSGYSRFPVIDAQHRILGYLHVKDALDAAGPERDEPFPLSALRPIAQVRAETPLDDVLTAMRRSRTHLAAVLGADGTMAGLVTMEDVLRELFGRPASA; encoded by the coding sequence ATGACCGTGATCCAATTGCTGATCGGCCTGGCGACCCTGGTCGTCAACGCCTTCTTCGTCGGCGCGGAGTTCGCGCTGATCTCGGTCCGGCGCAGCCAGATCGAGCCGTACGCCGAGGAGGGCGACCGGCGGGCCCGAGCCGTCCTGTGGGGCCTGGAGCACGTGTCGGCCATGATGGCGGCGGCGCAGCTGGGCATCACGCTGTGCACCCTGGTGCTGGGTGTGGTGGCCGAGCCCGCCATCGCGCACCTGCTGACCCCGCTGTTCGACCTGGTCGGGGTGCCCGCGGGCCTGACGCACGCGATCTCCTTCGTGGTGGCGCTGGCACTGGCCACCTACCTGCACATGCTGTTCGGCGAGATGGTGCCGAAGAACGTGGCACTGGCGGAGCCGGTGCGCACCGCCCTGCTGCTGGGACCGCCCCTGGTGACCCTCACCCGGGCGCTGAAGCCGGTGATCTTCGCGATCAACGCCTTCGCCAACGCCCTGCTGCGCCTGCTGCGGGTGGAGGTGAAGGACGAGGTGGCCGCCACGTTCACGGACGACGAGCTGGCCCGGATGGTCAAGGACTCCAGTGACGCGGGGCTCCTCGACGACCGGGCGAGCGAGCGGCTGCACGACGCCCTGGAGCTGGGCCGACGGCCGGTCACCGATGTGGTGCTGCCGGCGGACCACGTGGTCGCCGCCTGGCTGGGCATCTCTCCGGCCGACCTGGAGCGGCTGTCGGCGACGTCCGGCTACTCCCGCTTCCCCGTGATCGACGCACAGCACCGGATCCTGGGCTACCTGCACGTGAAGGACGCCCTGGACGCGGCGGGGCCGGAGCGGGACGAACCGTTCCCGCTGTCGGCGCTGCGGCCCATCGCCCAGGTCCGCGCCGAGACTCCGCTGGACGACGTACTGACCGCCATGCGGCGCAGCCGTACGCATCTGGCGGCCGTGCTGGGGGCGGACGGGACCATGGCCGGCCTGGTCACGATGGAGGACGTGCTGCGCGAGCTGTTCGGCAGACCCGCTTCGGCGTAG
- a CDS encoding ABC transporter permease — protein MTAALPTLPVLHSEWIKIRSLRGTFGALIAVFVATVGIQVLTAAAIGQAEAGSMGEDPLLAAFYGLNFGQIAAIVFGANAFSAEFHNGALRTSFTAVPHRTRFYLSKISMVGGLALVMGQVTGFVTFVAGQSFMGPYALELGDPGAVRAIVGSGIYLTVVALLSAGLTALLRSGVAVTSLLIPFFLIVSFVVGEAVGGFGQYMPDRAGQMVMRVEPHGDLGPWSGLGVMALWAAVAVVAGWIAVRRRDA, from the coding sequence ATGACTGCCGCTCTGCCCACCCTGCCCGTCCTGCACTCGGAATGGATCAAGATCCGGTCCCTCCGGGGCACGTTCGGAGCCCTGATAGCCGTCTTCGTCGCCACGGTGGGGATCCAGGTGCTGACGGCGGCGGCGATCGGCCAGGCCGAGGCGGGCAGCATGGGTGAAGACCCGCTCCTCGCCGCCTTCTACGGACTCAACTTCGGTCAGATAGCGGCCATCGTCTTCGGGGCGAACGCCTTCTCCGCCGAGTTCCACAACGGGGCGCTCCGCACCAGCTTCACCGCCGTGCCCCACCGCACCCGCTTCTACCTGTCGAAGATCTCGATGGTGGGCGGACTGGCCCTGGTCATGGGACAGGTCACCGGGTTCGTCACCTTCGTGGCCGGCCAGTCGTTCATGGGCCCCTACGCCCTCGAACTGGGTGACCCGGGTGCCGTCCGGGCCATCGTCGGCAGCGGGATCTACCTGACCGTCGTCGCCCTGCTCTCGGCCGGGCTGACTGCGCTGCTGCGCAGCGGCGTGGCCGTGACGAGCCTGCTCATACCCTTCTTCCTCATCGTGTCCTTCGTCGTCGGTGAGGCCGTGGGCGGGTTCGGGCAGTACATGCCGGACCGTGCCGGGCAGATGGTGATGCGGGTCGAGCCGCACGGTGACCTCGGCCCGTGGAGCGGGCTGGGCGTGATGGCGCTGTGGGCCGCGGTCGCAGTGGTCGCCGGCTGGATCGCGGTGCGCCGACGGGACGCGTGA
- a CDS encoding GNAT family N-acetyltransferase: MNDLHIGPAAAAELSSVLDFWKSAAEGTSISDDLAGIERLHERDPHALLLARRDGELVGTVIAGFDGWRCHLYRLAVHPGHRRQGIGTALLAAAEERFAELGGRRADAMVLDRNEQAHPAWAAAGYGPQEQWTRWVKPLGR, from the coding sequence ATGAACGATCTTCACATCGGCCCTGCGGCGGCAGCCGAACTCAGCTCCGTACTCGACTTCTGGAAGAGCGCGGCCGAAGGGACGAGTATCAGCGACGACCTCGCCGGGATCGAGCGTCTCCACGAGCGGGACCCCCACGCGCTGCTGCTCGCCCGCCGCGACGGTGAACTCGTCGGCACGGTGATCGCCGGGTTCGACGGCTGGCGCTGCCACCTCTACCGGCTCGCGGTCCACCCGGGGCACCGCAGGCAGGGCATAGGCACGGCGCTGCTCGCCGCCGCCGAGGAGCGGTTCGCGGAGCTCGGCGGGCGGCGCGCGGACGCGATGGTGCTCGACCGCAACGAGCAGGCGCACCCGGCGTGGGCAGCGGCCGGATACGGGCCCCAGGAGCAGTGG
- the purB gene encoding adenylosuccinate lyase, with amino-acid sequence MTAKPRIPNVLAGRYASAELAVLWSPEYKVTLERRLWLAVLRAQKDLGIEVPDAALADYERVLETVDLASIAEREKVTRHDVKARIEEFNALAGHEHVHKGMTSRDLTENVEQLQIRLSLELARDRTVAVLSRLGKLAGEHAELVMAGRSHNVAAQATTLGKRFATAADELLVAYDRLEDLLGRYPLRGIKGPVGTAQDMLDLLGGDAAKLADLEQRIAAHLGFAQAFTSVGQVYPRSLDYDVVTALVQLAAAPSSIAKTIRLMAGHELVTEGFKPGQVGSSAMPHKMNTRSCERVNGLMVILRGYASMTGELAGDQWNEGDVSCSVVRRVALPDAFFAFDGLLETFLTVLDEFGAFPAVVARELDRYLPFLATTKVLMGAVRAGVGREAAHEVIKEHAVASALAMREQGAERNELLDKLAADERMPLDRAQLDALMADKLSFTGAAGDQVAAVVSRIEAIAKQHPEAAGYTPGSIL; translated from the coding sequence GTGACAGCCAAGCCCCGCATCCCCAATGTCCTGGCCGGCCGCTACGCCTCCGCGGAGCTTGCCGTCCTGTGGTCCCCCGAGTACAAGGTGACGCTGGAGCGGCGGCTGTGGCTCGCCGTGCTGCGCGCCCAGAAGGACCTCGGTATCGAGGTTCCGGACGCCGCCCTCGCGGACTATGAGCGCGTCCTGGAGACGGTCGACCTCGCCTCCATCGCCGAGCGCGAGAAGGTCACCCGACACGACGTCAAGGCCCGCATCGAGGAGTTCAACGCCCTCGCCGGTCACGAGCACGTCCACAAGGGCATGACCTCGCGCGACCTGACCGAGAACGTGGAGCAGCTCCAGATCCGGCTCTCGCTGGAACTGGCACGTGACCGCACGGTCGCCGTCCTGTCCCGCCTCGGCAAGCTGGCGGGCGAGCACGCCGAGCTGGTCATGGCCGGCCGCTCCCACAACGTGGCCGCGCAGGCGACCACCCTGGGCAAGCGCTTCGCGACGGCCGCCGACGAGCTGCTGGTCGCCTACGACCGCCTCGAGGACCTGCTGGGCCGCTACCCGCTGCGCGGGATCAAGGGCCCGGTCGGCACCGCCCAGGACATGCTCGACCTGCTCGGCGGCGACGCCGCCAAGCTCGCCGACCTGGAACAGCGCATCGCCGCCCACCTCGGCTTCGCCCAGGCCTTCACCTCGGTCGGCCAGGTCTACCCCCGCTCGCTCGACTACGACGTGGTCACCGCGCTGGTGCAGCTGGCCGCCGCCCCGTCGTCGATCGCCAAGACGATCCGCCTGATGGCCGGCCACGAGCTGGTCACCGAGGGCTTCAAGCCCGGCCAGGTCGGCTCCTCCGCGATGCCGCACAAGATGAACACCCGCTCCTGCGAGCGCGTGAACGGCCTGATGGTCATCCTGCGCGGCTACGCCTCGATGACCGGCGAGCTGGCCGGCGACCAGTGGAACGAGGGCGACGTCTCCTGCTCCGTGGTCCGCCGCGTGGCCCTGCCGGACGCCTTCTTCGCCTTCGACGGCCTGCTGGAGACGTTCCTGACCGTCCTGGACGAGTTCGGCGCCTTCCCCGCGGTCGTCGCCCGGGAACTGGACCGCTACCTGCCGTTCCTGGCGACCACCAAGGTCCTGATGGGCGCGGTGCGGGCCGGGGTGGGCCGCGAGGCCGCCCACGAGGTCATCAAGGAGCACGCGGTGGCCTCCGCGCTCGCCATGCGCGAGCAGGGCGCCGAGCGCAACGAGCTGCTGGACAAGCTGGCCGCCGACGAGCGGATGCCGCTGGACCGGGCCCAGCTCGACGCCCTGATGGCCGACAAGCTGTCCTTCACGGGCGCCGCCGGTGACCAGGTCGCCGCGGTGGTCTCCCGTATCGAGGCGATCGCCAAGCAGCACCCGGAGGCCGCCGGGTACACGCCGGGGTCGATCCTCTGA
- a CDS encoding ABC transporter ATP-binding protein, whose protein sequence is MNSIEIRELTREYGSTRAVDRLTFDVLPGRVTGFLGPNGAGKSTTMRLLLGLDRATAGTATVGGRKFTTFTDPLRRVGALLDPQSIHGGRTARDHLRLLAATNRIPARRVEEVLEQAGIASAAKRRVKTFSLGMRQRLGIAAALLGDPGVLLLDEPTNGLDPEGIIWIRELMRGLAAEGRTVLVSSHLMSETATLADHLIVLGAGRLLADTSMEEFIEARSTPRVRLRTSDPIRLRAALARDGFELVDAGGGRWTVDGIQAERLGAMAAREGIPMLELADERASLEQAYLDLTADHAQFAATH, encoded by the coding sequence ATGAACAGCATCGAGATCCGAGAACTGACCAGGGAATACGGCTCCACCCGTGCCGTGGACCGCCTCACCTTCGACGTGCTGCCAGGTCGGGTCACCGGCTTCCTGGGCCCCAACGGCGCCGGCAAGTCGACCACGATGCGGCTGCTGCTCGGGCTGGACCGGGCCACAGCCGGTACGGCCACCGTCGGGGGACGGAAGTTCACCACCTTCACCGACCCGCTGCGCCGGGTCGGGGCGCTCCTGGACCCGCAGTCCATCCACGGCGGACGCACTGCCCGCGACCACTTGCGTCTCCTCGCCGCCACGAACCGGATACCGGCGCGGCGGGTGGAGGAGGTCCTGGAGCAGGCGGGGATAGCCTCGGCGGCCAAGCGCCGGGTGAAGACTTTCTCGCTGGGCATGCGCCAGCGCCTGGGCATCGCCGCCGCCCTGTTGGGTGATCCCGGAGTGCTGCTGCTCGACGAACCGACGAACGGCCTCGACCCCGAGGGCATCATCTGGATCCGCGAGCTGATGCGCGGACTCGCCGCCGAGGGGCGGACCGTACTGGTCTCCAGCCACCTCATGTCCGAGACGGCGACGTTGGCCGACCACCTGATCGTGCTGGGCGCGGGCAGGCTGCTGGCCGACACCTCGATGGAGGAGTTCATCGAGGCGCGCAGCACCCCCCGGGTGCGGCTGCGCACCTCGGACCCGATCCGGCTGCGTGCCGCCCTCGCCCGCGACGGCTTCGAGCTGGTGGACGCCGGCGGCGGGCGCTGGACCGTCGACGGCATACAGGCGGAACGGCTCGGTGCCATGGCTGCCCGGGAGGGCATCCCGATGCTGGAGCTCGCAGACGAACGCGCCTCGCTGGAGCAGGCCTACCTCGATCTCACCGCCGACCATGCCCAGTTCGCCGCCACCCACTGA
- a CDS encoding sensor histidine kinase, whose amino-acid sequence MSLLLRAPFRGVTYTRWLHLLVPILIVSIWMFIEPAWPWMPALIVAPFGLLPWVRLAEGLQAQFLLTPHERGRHDGSISTTASARWGDRWRTVAWLEIRLVLAGVAMMATVWLPVMTLELVIVGAGGTLGADVVILPFVPPRWLAVLLVPVPLILLLVIVVLLGRAVTAIAARLLGPSAAERLSALEARTEQLLERTRIARELHDSIGHALTVAVVQAGAARAAGDPAFTERALCAIEETGRAAMEDLERVLLVLRESAQPPSQRPTLADADRLLESARASGASVDAELSGPLETLPGPVTREGYRILQEALTNVLRHSGPVPVRVRIEMAVGRLDLEVTNPLPAGPTLMTGRGSGLRGMRERAALLGGEAETGPHEGSWRVRARLPLERIR is encoded by the coding sequence ATGTCTCTCCTGCTTCGTGCGCCGTTCCGCGGTGTCACGTACACCCGCTGGCTGCACCTGCTCGTGCCCATCCTGATCGTGTCCATCTGGATGTTCATAGAGCCTGCCTGGCCGTGGATGCCCGCCCTGATCGTCGCGCCGTTCGGGCTGCTCCCTTGGGTGCGGCTGGCCGAGGGGCTGCAGGCCCAGTTCCTGCTGACCCCGCACGAGCGGGGCCGGCACGACGGTTCCATCAGCACCACGGCGTCCGCCCGTTGGGGGGACCGCTGGCGAACGGTTGCCTGGCTGGAGATACGCCTGGTGCTGGCGGGCGTGGCCATGATGGCGACGGTGTGGCTGCCGGTGATGACCCTGGAACTCGTCATCGTCGGCGCGGGGGGCACGCTCGGGGCGGACGTGGTGATCCTGCCCTTCGTCCCTCCCCGCTGGCTGGCCGTCCTCCTCGTGCCGGTTCCGTTGATCCTGCTGCTGGTCATCGTGGTCCTGCTCGGCAGGGCCGTCACGGCCATAGCGGCCCGGCTCCTGGGGCCTTCGGCGGCCGAGCGGCTCAGCGCACTGGAGGCCCGTACGGAGCAGCTGCTGGAACGGACGCGGATCGCACGGGAGTTGCACGACTCCATCGGGCACGCGCTCACCGTGGCGGTGGTCCAGGCGGGAGCCGCCCGGGCCGCGGGCGACCCGGCGTTCACCGAGCGCGCGCTGTGCGCGATCGAGGAGACCGGACGGGCAGCGATGGAGGACCTGGAGCGGGTGCTGCTGGTGCTCCGCGAGTCCGCGCAGCCTCCTTCCCAGCGCCCCACCCTGGCCGACGCGGACCGGCTGCTGGAGTCGGCGCGTGCTTCCGGCGCCTCGGTGGACGCCGAACTGTCCGGTCCGCTGGAGACGTTGCCGGGCCCGGTCACCCGGGAGGGGTACCGGATCCTTCAGGAGGCGCTGACCAACGTACTGCGGCACAGCGGGCCGGTTCCGGTCCGGGTACGGATCGAAATGGCGGTGGGGAGGCTGGACTTGGAGGTCACCAACCCGCTCCCGGCAGGCCCCACGCTGATGACGGGCCGCGGCAGCGGTCTGCGCGGCATGCGGGAGCGGGCCGCGCTGCTCGGCGGTGAGGCCGAAACCGGGCCGCACGAGGGCAGTTGGAGGGTACGCGCACGGCTTCCCCTGGAGCGAATACGCTGA
- a CDS encoding hemolysin family protein, producing MTEVLLLLVALLLCLACGVFVAAEFSLTTVERSELERAVERGERGADSALAAVRSLTFQLSGAQLGITVTGLVIGMISKPSIAALLQGPFQALGMSSGAASSTALVIGTVLSTIVLMVVGELVPKNWAISSPLAIAKRVATMQRVFSRAFKPLIGHLNSTANHMVRRLGMEPAEELASARTPQELVALARHSAKAGALEKDTAELFVRTLNLADLTAENVMTPRVQVTALDAQATAEDVANATLATGLSRFPVYRGSLDTVVGTVHIKDVLALPATDRHRTPVSHLMREPLLVPESLTVDRLLDRLSGKRTMAVVIDEYGGTAGVATLEDIVEEVVGEVRDEHDPHETPDLASAGTDASGRLLYSADGAARTDQLQRIGLRVPDGPYETLAGLIATELGRIPAVGDSLELDGWRLDVVDASGRRAARVLLHAPDGPAGTQGSEGDR from the coding sequence ATGACCGAAGTGCTCCTGCTCCTCGTGGCGCTGCTGCTCTGTCTTGCCTGTGGGGTCTTCGTCGCGGCCGAGTTCTCGCTGACCACCGTCGAGCGCAGCGAGCTCGAACGGGCCGTCGAGCGGGGTGAGCGCGGGGCCGACAGCGCCCTGGCCGCCGTCCGCAGCCTGACCTTCCAGCTCTCCGGCGCCCAGCTCGGCATCACCGTGACCGGCCTGGTCATCGGCATGATCTCCAAGCCCTCGATCGCCGCCCTGCTCCAGGGCCCGTTCCAGGCGCTCGGCATGTCGTCCGGCGCCGCCTCCTCCACCGCCCTGGTCATCGGCACCGTGCTGTCGACCATCGTCCTGATGGTCGTCGGCGAGCTCGTGCCCAAGAACTGGGCGATCTCCTCCCCGCTGGCGATCGCCAAACGCGTGGCCACCATGCAGCGCGTCTTCAGCCGGGCCTTCAAACCGCTCATCGGCCATCTGAACAGCACGGCGAACCACATGGTGCGCCGCCTCGGCATGGAGCCGGCCGAGGAGCTGGCCTCGGCCCGCACCCCGCAGGAGCTGGTCGCGCTGGCCCGGCACTCGGCCAAGGCCGGCGCGCTGGAGAAGGACACCGCCGAGCTGTTCGTGCGGACCCTGAACCTGGCGGACCTGACCGCGGAGAACGTGATGACCCCGCGCGTCCAGGTCACCGCCCTCGACGCGCAGGCCACGGCCGAGGACGTGGCGAACGCGACGCTGGCCACCGGCCTGTCCCGCTTCCCGGTCTACCGGGGGAGCCTCGACACCGTCGTCGGCACCGTCCACATCAAGGACGTACTGGCCCTGCCCGCGACGGACCGCCACCGCACCCCGGTGTCGCACCTGATGCGCGAGCCGCTGCTCGTACCGGAGTCCCTGACCGTGGACCGGCTGCTGGACCGGCTGTCCGGCAAGCGCACGATGGCCGTGGTCATCGACGAGTACGGCGGCACGGCCGGCGTGGCCACGCTGGAGGACATCGTCGAGGAGGTCGTGGGCGAGGTCCGCGACGAGCACGACCCGCACGAGACCCCCGACCTGGCATCGGCCGGTACGGACGCCTCCGGACGGCTGCTCTACTCCGCCGACGGCGCCGCGCGCACCGACCAGCTCCAGCGGATCGGACTGCGGGTGCCGGACGGCCCGTACGAGACCCTGGCCGGCCTGATAGCGACCGAGCTCGGACGGATCCCGGCGGTGGGCGACAGCCTGGAGCTGGACGGCTGGCGGCTGGACGTGGTGGACGCCAGCGGGCGGCGGGCCGCGCGGGTGCTGCTGCACGCGCCGGACGGACCGGCCGGGACCCAGGGTTCGGAGGGGGACCGATGA
- a CDS encoding SGNH/GDSL hydrolase family protein, giving the protein MEMNASYTSFVAVGDSFTEGMSDLLPDGSYRGWADLLAARLAAREPGFAYANLAVRGKLIGQIAEDQVPLAAAMGADVVTLVGGLNDALRPKVDMGRVRGHLEEAVELLAPSCKKLVLMRSPGRNGPVMERFRPRMQELFAVIEELAARHGAVVVDLYGAAALADPRMWDVDRLHLTAEGHRRVAEAVWQSLGLPPEEDWRTELPASAPPGWALRRSQDLSFARQHLLPWVGRRLTGRSSGDGRPAKRPELLPYEASGGERLS; this is encoded by the coding sequence ATGGAGATGAATGCCTCTTACACCAGTTTTGTCGCGGTCGGTGACTCCTTCACCGAGGGGATGTCCGACCTGCTCCCGGACGGCTCCTACCGCGGCTGGGCCGACCTGCTGGCCGCCCGGCTCGCCGCACGCGAGCCCGGTTTCGCCTACGCGAACCTCGCCGTCCGCGGGAAGCTGATCGGACAGATCGCCGAGGATCAGGTACCCCTGGCCGCGGCCATGGGCGCCGACGTGGTGACCCTGGTGGGCGGTCTGAACGACGCGCTGCGCCCCAAGGTCGACATGGGCCGGGTGCGCGGGCACCTGGAAGAGGCGGTGGAGCTGCTGGCCCCCTCCTGCAAGAAGCTCGTGCTGATGCGCTCCCCGGGACGCAACGGGCCGGTGATGGAACGTTTCCGTCCGCGCATGCAGGAGCTCTTCGCCGTCATCGAGGAGCTCGCGGCCCGGCACGGCGCCGTGGTCGTGGACCTGTACGGGGCTGCCGCGCTCGCGGATCCGCGGATGTGGGACGTGGACCGGCTGCACCTGACGGCCGAGGGCCACCGCCGGGTGGCGGAGGCCGTCTGGCAGTCCCTGGGCCTGCCGCCCGAGGAGGACTGGCGCACCGAACTGCCCGCCTCCGCGCCCCCGGGCTGGGCCCTGCGCCGCTCCCAGGACCTGAGCTTCGCCCGGCAGCACCTGCTGCCCTGGGTCGGCCGCCGTCTGACGGGCCGCTCCTCCGGGGACGGCCGCCCGGCCAAGCGCCCGGAACTGCTGCCGTACGAGGCCTCCGGGGGCGAGCGGCTCTCGTAG
- a CDS encoding ROK family transcriptional regulator: MGQLTGGDPSLLRRINSAVVLRALRAAESPTLTDLTRVTGLSRPTVEGVVEGLIGTGLVVEADAEEGARRQGRPARRFRFRAEAGHLLGIEIGSHRIAVLLSGLDGRVIGAGTKDVAETASADERLERVRSAVADLLRRAGVPRDSLRAVGVGSPGIVEADGTVRLGTALPGWTGLPLGDRLRRSFRCPVQVENDANAAAVAEHWKGAARDTDDIVFVMAGLSPGAGSLIGGRLHRGFGGAAGEIGALHLLGREVTPEKLLSTTGEPLHPLDEPAVAEVFAMAKRGDERAVAAVERFLQRLVHDVAALVLAMDPELVVVGGWAAGLDGVLGPLRQELERYCLRPPRVTLSLLGEAAVATGALRLAMEHVEEELFAVEKTVTARRR; this comes from the coding sequence TTGGGGCAGCTGACCGGCGGGGACCCCTCTCTGCTCCGGCGGATCAATTCCGCCGTGGTCCTGAGGGCACTGCGCGCGGCCGAATCACCGACCCTCACCGACCTCACCCGGGTGACCGGGCTCTCCCGGCCCACCGTCGAGGGGGTCGTGGAAGGGCTGATCGGGACCGGGCTCGTGGTCGAGGCCGACGCGGAGGAGGGTGCGCGGCGGCAGGGGCGACCGGCCAGGCGCTTCCGGTTCCGGGCCGAGGCCGGGCATCTGCTGGGCATCGAGATCGGCTCGCACCGGATCGCGGTGCTCCTGTCCGGGCTGGACGGGCGGGTCATCGGCGCCGGTACCAAGGACGTCGCCGAGACGGCCTCGGCCGACGAGCGCCTGGAACGGGTGCGGTCGGCGGTCGCCGATCTGTTGCGCCGGGCGGGTGTGCCCCGGGACTCCCTGCGGGCGGTCGGGGTCGGCAGCCCCGGGATCGTGGAGGCCGACGGAACGGTCCGCCTCGGGACGGCGCTGCCGGGCTGGACCGGGCTGCCGCTCGGGGACCGGCTGCGGCGCTCGTTCCGCTGCCCGGTCCAGGTGGAGAACGACGCCAACGCGGCGGCGGTCGCCGAGCACTGGAAGGGGGCCGCGCGGGACACCGACGACATCGTGTTCGTGATGGCGGGGCTCAGCCCGGGCGCCGGTTCGCTGATCGGCGGACGGCTGCACCGTGGCTTCGGTGGGGCAGCCGGTGAGATCGGCGCGCTGCACCTGCTGGGCCGCGAGGTGACGCCGGAGAAACTGCTGTCGACCACGGGCGAACCCCTGCACCCGCTGGACGAGCCCGCGGTCGCCGAGGTCTTCGCGATGGCCAAGCGGGGCGACGAGCGGGCCGTGGCCGCCGTGGAGCGGTTCCTGCAGCGGCTGGTGCACGACGTGGCGGCACTGGTCCTGGCCATGGACCCCGAGCTGGTCGTGGTCGGCGGCTGGGCGGCCGGGCTGGACGGGGTGCTGGGGCCTCTGCGCCAGGAGCTGGAACGTTACTGCCTGCGCCCGCCCCGGGTGACCCTGTCCCTGCTCGGCGAGGCGGCCGTGGCCACCGGAGCGCTGCGGCTCGCGATGGAACACGTCGAGGAGGAGCTGTTCGCCGTGGAGAAGACGGTCACGGCCCGCCGCCGCTGA
- the mug gene encoding G/U mismatch-specific DNA glycosylase, translating into MTPDELTAARDRVLPDVVAGGLRVLFCGINPGLLSAATGHHFARPGNRFWPVLHLSGFTPRRLAPGEQEELLTYRLGITNVVARATARADELSAEEFREGGRILRAKVELLRPQWLAVVGVTAYRTAFGERKAQIGPQDRTIGSTRIWALPNPSGLNAHWTAETMAQEYARLRAAAESPETP; encoded by the coding sequence CTGACCCCCGACGAGCTGACCGCCGCCCGCGACCGCGTCCTCCCGGACGTGGTCGCGGGTGGTCTTCGCGTGTTGTTCTGCGGTATCAACCCCGGGCTCCTCTCCGCCGCGACGGGTCACCACTTCGCCCGCCCCGGCAACCGCTTCTGGCCCGTCCTGCACCTGTCGGGCTTCACGCCGCGCCGCCTGGCCCCCGGTGAGCAGGAGGAACTGCTGACCTACCGGCTCGGCATCACCAACGTCGTGGCCCGCGCCACGGCGCGCGCCGACGAACTCAGCGCCGAGGAGTTCCGCGAGGGCGGCCGCATCCTGAGGGCCAAGGTGGAACTCCTGCGCCCCCAGTGGCTGGCGGTCGTCGGGGTCACCGCCTACCGCACCGCCTTCGGCGAGCGGAAGGCACAGATCGGCCCTCAGGACCGAACCATCGGCTCCACCCGCATCTGGGCCCTCCCCAACCCCAGCGGCCTCAACGCCCACTGGACCGCCGAAACCATGGCCCAGGAGTACGCCCGCCTCCGCGCGGCCGCGGAATCCCCCGAAACCCCCTGA